In Zingiber officinale cultivar Zhangliang chromosome 8B, Zo_v1.1, whole genome shotgun sequence, a single genomic region encodes these proteins:
- the LOC122016888 gene encoding ATP-dependent helicase BRM-like isoform X2 has product MQSGSGPSPAPAHQPPPGRSSPSSAASPSSSSSAVSAPNHLGLESMQQRQQQQRQLQLAHRKALLAQQQNHHQQQQLSKAETDQSHLPYQAGGTFGVSGAGFLANSAPNLSQSSKKYGNIPYQPSVLQLREENQSKGLGTGQQLQNPIHQAYLQFALQSAQQKSDGNFAMQQQVKTSMVSQSGRDQDMIMNKLKMQELMSQTANKSQMPMFKRTVEQFTNAEKQMEQGRTNHDQRNDLKPFPTDAHLASVNMIRPVQSLLPPSNVQNFANNQLEMVQMQAIQAWAKEHNIDLSVPANLNLIAQILPLMQSNGVPAGQKPTETSTMIHQSLPTSKQQAMQSPAGSESSAHGNSTSDLSVGQHMKRRQMLPLCSNSAGDTPSINNSILHMKQQQFAENSQVGQNETVIRLPTVRCSGAQDTHLANSSGSMNHTLEKSNYNSTSMVNKMQTQSFRPLQQANQPIPLLATPSNNITGAHNPTDTGSSQTPKQHFGFTKKQLHVLKAQILAFRRLKRGERSLPPEVLQAISDSASDYQPSHGPSQPENVNHDSAKTAITSNNEHRRIIESNSQTEQSTFATKRHTQMKEEPFYGEEKIAFASQMQVSVDLEKEPAHMGSIGKLEESSSNVKSEQESEKGSQNSSSKGDCHVVKEKVSPADGGSMVPGCVKMPAPTNTTESSRDGVLKKYHGPIFDFSSFTRRPDTLASTATNYSSNLTLAYDVKDLLYEEAKSVLTKNRTENLKKISWLLAFNLERKIIKPDLVVQLQIEEKKLKLFNLQARLRDEIEHQQEEIMAMSDRQYRKFVRQCEQQRVELARQVQQLQRASREKLLKSVFQWRKKLLESHWAIRDARTTRNRGIAKYHERMLREFSKREDEDRNKRMEALKNNDVDRYREMLLEQQTSIQGDAAQRYAVLSSFLTQTEEYLLRLGGKITDAKGNQEVEEAANAAASAARAQGLSSEEIRAAAACAGEEVMIRNRFSEMNAPKDSSVNKYYNLAHAVTERVTRQPSMLRAGTLRDYQLVGLQWMLSLYNNKLNGILADEMGLGKTVQVMALIAYLMEFKGNYGPHLIIVPNAVLVNWKSELLNWLPSISCIFYVGSKEERSKLFSQEVCAVKFNVLVTTYEFIMYDRSKLSKIDWKYIVIDEAQRMKDRESVLARDLDRYRCQRRLLLTGTPLQNDLKELWSLLNLLLPEVFDNCKAFHDWFSKPFQKDGPHNEEDEWLETEKKVIIIHRLHQILEPFMLRRRLEDVEGSLPRKIPIVVRCRMSAIQGAIYDWIKPTGTIRVDPEDEIRRVQKNPLYQVKTYKNLNNKCMELRKVCNHPLLNYPYLSNYSKDFIVRSCGKLWVLDRILIKLHRAGHRVLLFSTMTKLLDILEEYLQWRRLVYRRIDGSTCLEDRELAIVDFNSPDSECFIFLLSIRAAGRGLNLQTADTVVIYDPDPNPQNEEQAVARAHRIGQKREVKVIYMEAVVDKISSYLKEDELRSGIAGDSDDDLAGRDRYMGSIESLIRSNIQQYKLDMADEVINAGRFDQRTTHEERRMTLEMLLHDEERYQENVHDVPSMQEVNRMIARSEEEVVLFDQMDEDLDWTADMIKHSEVPKWLRVSSSELDAVTASLSKKPLKNILSGNVVTEPNALMCDPSSSKMERRRGRPRKNYQVYLELDDEYGEDSDIDSEERNASEEEVEVGGFNDEGFNDEEFIDDDVLRSHKIQVTQGMGHDKRGHVSSQTMVRRSTNTSSGSGRLSQPQTPVLSSQKFGSLSLLEARPGLPLKKMSEELEEGEIAVSGDSHLDLQQSGSQLHDHEDGEEDQQVLQPKIKRKRSIRIHPRYNVEKDDKQSDIAKIAARSSKLLKVGNEYDSPSRTGKLESFSDAGLGKHGTTNSLLKHKHNTPAKKISPMPISDRISYFSGTTEDGNGHSRESWNNKANNSGGSTHMGEKMSDITQRKG; this is encoded by the exons ATGCAATCTGGCAGCGGCCCCAGCCCGGCGCCGGCTCATCAGCCGCCGCCGGGGCGGTCGTCACCGTCTTCCGCCGCGTCTCCGTCCTCCTCGTCCTCCGCCGTCTCCGCTCCCAACCACCTTGGTCTCGAGTCGATGCAGCAGCGGCAACAGCAGCAGCGGCAGCTGCAGCTGGCTCATAGGAAG GCATTACTAGCACAACAACAAAATCATCATCAGCAGCAGCAGCTAAGTAAAGCTGAAACCGATCAATCTCATCTTCCCTATCAAGCTGGTGGTACATTTGGAGTCTCTGGAGCTGGATTTCTGGCAAACTCTGCCCCAAATTTGTCTCAATCATCCAAAAAATATGGCAATATTCCTTATCAACCAAGTGTGTTGCAGCTTCGCGAAGAAAATCAAAGTAAAGGGCTTGGCACTGGACAACAACTGCAGAATCCAATTCATCAAGCTTACCTCCAATTTGCTTTGCAGTCTGCTCAGCAGAAATCTGATGGTAATTTCGCTATGCAGCAGCAAGTTAAAACCAGTATGGTTAGTCAATCTGGAAGAGATCAAGACATGATcatgaacaaattaaagatgCAGGAACTTATGTCACAGACTGCTAATAAGTCACAGATGCCCATGTTTAAGAGAACAGTTGAACAATTCACAAATGCTGAGAAGCAGATGGAGCAAGGTCGGACAAATCATGATCAAAGAAATGATCTGAAGCCTTTCCCAACAGATGCTCATTTGGCTTCTGTTAACATGATAAGACCAGTGCAATCACTGCTGCCACCATCTAATGTGCAAAATTTTGCAAACAACCAATTAGAGATGGTACAGATGCAAGCAATTCAGGCATGGGCTAAGGAACATAACATTGATCTGTCTGTTCCtgcaaatttaaatttgattgccCAAATTCTGCCACTTATGCAGTCGAATGGAGTTCCTGCTGGGCAAAAGCCAACTGAAACTAGTACGATGATACATCAATCTTTACCGACTTCTAAACAGCAGGCAATGCAGTCACCAGCTGGTAGTGAAAGTTCAGCTCATGGAAATTCAACAAGTGACTTGTCCGTTGGGCAGCATATGAAGCGTCGCCAAATGCTTCCACTGTGTTCTAATAGTGCTGGAGATACCCCTAGCATCAATAATAGTATTTTGCATATGAAACAGCAGCAGTTTGCTGAGAATAGCCAGGTCGGTCAGAATGAAACGGTTATTCGACTTCCAACAGTGCGCTGCAGTGGTGCACAAGATACACATTTGGCAAATTCATCTGGTTCCATGAATCATACCCTAGAAAAATCTAATTATAATAGTACTTCAATGGTGAATAAAATGCAAACGCAAAGTTTTAGGCCCTTGCAGCAAGCGAATCAGCCCATCCCATTACTTGCAACTCCATCCAATAATATTACAGGTGCTCATAATCCAACTGATACTGGATCTTCTCAGACACCAAAACAACATTTTGGGTTCACCAAGAAACAACTTCATGTTCTCAAGGCTCAAATCCTAGCTTTCAGGCGTTTGAAG CGTGGTGAACGAAGTCTACCACCTGAAGTTCTTCAAGCAATCTCAGATTCTGCTTCAGATTATCAACCATCTCATGGCCCCAGTCAACCTGAAAACGTAAACCATGATTCGGCAAAGACTGCTATCACCAGCAACAACGAGCATAGGAGAATCATAGAATCTAATAGCCAGACTGAACAATCTACCTTTGCGACCAAAAGGCATACTCAGATGAAGGAGGAGCCTTTTTATGGAGAGGAGAAAATTGCATTTGCCAGTCAAATGCAAGTTTCTGTTGATTTAGAAAAGGAGCCTGCGCACATGGGTTCTATTGGTAAGTTGGAAGAAAGTAGCTCCAATGTCAAATCCGAGCAAGAGAGTGAAAAGGGAAGTCAAAACTCATCCTCCAAAGGCGATTGTCATGTTGTCAAGGAAAAAGTTAGTCCTGCAGATGGTGGCAGTATGGTTCCTGGATGTGTGAAAATGCCTGCACCAACAAATACCACAGAATCTTCAAGAGATGGTGTTTTGAAAAAGTACCATGGCCCAATTTTTGATTTCTCATCATTTACTAGGAGACCTGACACCTTGGCATCAACGGCTACCAATTACTCCAGTAATCTAACTTTGGCTTATGATGTCAAAGATTTGCTGTATGAGGAAGCTAAATCTGTGCTTACCAAGAATAGAACAGAGAACTTAAAGAAGATTAGTTGGTTACTTGCATTTAACCTCGAACGGAAAATAATTAAGCCAGATCTTGTGGTACAGTTGCAAATTGAAGAGAAAAAACTCAAACTATTCAATCTTCAGGCACGTTTAAGGGATGAAATTGAACATCAACAAGAGGAGATAATGGCAATGTCTGACAGGCAATACCGCAAATTTGTTAGACAATGTGAACAGCAACGCGTTGAGCTAGCAAGGCAAGTTCAACAGCTGCAAAGGGCATCGAGAGAGAAGTTACTGAAATCCGTATTTCAGTGGCGTAAGAAACTCTTAGAGTCACATTGGGCCATTCGCGATGCTCGGACTACACGAAATAGAGGAATTGCTAAATATCATGAGAGGATGTTGAGAGAGTTTTCTAAGAGGGAGGATGAAGACAGAAATAAAAGAATGGAGGCattgaagaataatgatgtagaTAGGTACCGTGAAATGTTACTGGAGCAGCAGACAAGCATCCAAGGAGATGCTGCTCAGCGTTATGCtgttctttcttcctttttaacCCAGACAGAGGAGTATCTTCTCAGGCTTGGGGGGAAAATCACAGATGCAAAGGGTAATCAAGAGGTTGAAGAAGCAGCAAATGCTGCAGCTTCTGCTGCACGTGCACAG GGTCTTTCATCAGAAGAAATCAGAGCTGCAGCAGCATGCGCAGGGGAGGAAGTAATGATACGAAACCGGTTCTCTGAAATGAATGCCCCAAAGGACAGTTCTGTTAACAA GTATTATAATTTGGCTCATGCTGTGACAGAAAGAGTCACGAGGCAACCTTCGATGTTGCGGGCTGGAACCTTGAGAGACTATCAACTT GTTGGATTGCAGTGGATGCTTTCCTTGTACAATAACAAGTTGAATGGTATTTTGGCAGATGAGATGGGTCTCGGCAAGACTGTGCAG GTAATGGCACTGATTGCTTACCTGATGGAGTTCAAAGGAAATTATGGCCCACATTTGATCATCGTCCCTAATGCTGTTTTAGTAAATTGGAAG AGTGAGCTGCTAAATTGGCTGCCATCTATATCATGCATTTTTTATGTTGgtagcaaggaagaaaggtcaaAGCTTTTCTCTCAG GAAGTATGTGCTGTTAAATTTAATGTGCTGGTAACAACTTATGAATTCATTATGTACGATCGCTCTAAGCTATCAAAAATTGATTGGAAGTACATCGTCATTGATGAAGCTCAAAGAATGAAAGATAGAGAATCTGTTTTGGCACGTGACCTTGATAGATACCGTTGCCAAAGGCGATTGCTACTCACTGGAACCCCTTTGCAG AATGACCTCAAGGAGCTGTGGTCCCTCTTAAATCTACTTCTTCCAGAAGTTTTCGATAATTGCAAGGCATTTCATGATTGGTTTTCGAAGCCCTTTCAGAAAGATGGTCCTCATAATGAAGAGGATGAGTGGCTTGAGACTGAAAAAAAGGTGATCATAATCCACAGACTGCACCAGATTCTGGAGCCTTTCATGCTGCGAAGACGTCTTGAGGATGTTGAAGGTTCACTTCCTCGGAAG ATTCCAATTGTGGTTAGGTGTAGAATGTCAGCTATCCAAGGTGCCATTTATGACTGGATTAAACCTACTGGTACTATTAGGGTTGATCCTGAAGATGAGATCCGCCGTGTGCAAAAGAATCCACTGTACCAGGTTAAAACATATAAGAATCTTAACAATAAATGTATGGAGTTGAGGAAAGTTTGTAATCATCCTTTGCTTAACTATCCTTACTTGAGTAACTATTCGAAGGATTTCATTGTTAGATCGTGTGGGAAGCTTTGGGTTCTTGACAGAATTCTCATAAAACTTCACAGAGCTGGTCATCGAGTTCTCCTCTTTAGTACAATGACTAAACTTCTTGATATTTTAGAGGAGTACTTGCAGTGGCGAAGACTTGTCTATAGACGTATAGATGGTTCAACGTGCTTGGAGGATCGGGAATTGGCAATTGTAGATTTCAACAGCCCTGATTCTGAGTGTTTTATCTTTTTGCTTAGCATTCGTGCTGCTGGAAGAGGTTTAAATCTCCAGACAGCAGATACAGTTGTCATATATGATCCTGATCCAAATCCCCAAAATGAAGAGCAAGCAGTTGCAAGGGCTCATCGGATTGGACAGAAACGAGAGGTGAAAGTCATATACATGGAAGCTGTTGTTGACAAAATCTCAAGCTATCTGAAAGAAGATGAGTTAAGGAGTGGAATAGCTGGggattcagatgatgatcttGCTGGCAGAGATAGGTACATGGGGTCAATTGAGAGCCTTATTAGAAGCAACATACAACAATATAAGCTAGATATGGCTGATGAAGTAATTAATGCTGGTCGTTTTGATCAAAGAACAACTCATGAGGAAAGACGAATGACACTGGAGATGCTGCTGCATGATGAAGAGAGATATCAGGAAAATGTACATGACGTTCCTTCTATGCAAGAAGTAAATCGCATGATTGCTCGTAGTGAGGAGGAGGTTGTACTATTTGATCAAATGGATGAGGATCTAGATTGGACTGCTGACATGATTAAACACAGTGAAGTCCCTAAGTGGCTTCGAGTTAGTTCTAGTGAGCTTGATGCCGTTACTGCTAGTTTATCCAAGAAACCTTTAAAAAACATATTGTCTGGCAATGTTGTAACTGAACCCAATGCACTTATGTGTGATCCTTCCTCTAGTAAAATGGAAAGGAGACGGGGCCGCCCTAGAAAAAATTATCAAGTTTATCTGGAATTGGATGATGAATATGGTGAAGATTCAGATATTGATTCAGAGGAGAGGAATGCTTCTGAAGAAGAGGTGGAAGTTGGGGGTTTCAATGATGAAGGGTTCAATGATGAAGAATTCATTGATGATGATGTTTTACGCAGCCATAAGATTCAAGTAACTCAGGGGATGGGTCATGATAAAAGGGGCCATGTGTCCTCTCAAACAATGGTTCGACGTTCTACAAACACATCTTCTGGAAGTGGTAGACTGTCACAACCTCAAACTCCTGTGTTGTCCTCACAAAAGTTTGGATCTCTTTCTTTATTAGAAGCCAGGCCTGGTCTTCCTTTGAAAAAGATG TCTGAGGAACTAGAGGAAGGTGAAATTGCAGTCTCTGGTGATTCTCACTTGGATCTGCAACAATCAGGTAGCCAGCTTCATGACCATGAGGATGGAGAGGAAGATCAACAGGTTTTGCAACCAAAAATAAAGAGAAAGAGGAGTATAAGGATTCACCCAAGATATAATGTAGAAAAAGATGATAAACAATCAGATATTGCAAAAATTGCTGCACGTAGTTCAAAACTGCTAAAGGTTGGTAACGAATATGATAGTCCGTCAAGGACTGGAAAACTTGAGTCATTTTCTGATGCTGGTTTAGGGAAGCATGGCACAACTAATTCGTTGTTGAAGCACAAGCATAACACACCAGCAAAAAAGATTTCACCTATGCCAATCTCTGACAGAATAAGTTACTTTTCTGGTACAACCGAAGATGGTAATGGACATTCTAGAGAAAGTTGGAATAACAAGGCCAACAATTCTGGTGGGTCTACGCACATGGGTGAAAAAATGTCTGACATTACACAAAGAAAG GGTTAA